The following are from one region of the Lytechinus variegatus isolate NC3 chromosome 4, Lvar_3.0, whole genome shotgun sequence genome:
- the LOC121414408 gene encoding autophagy protein 5-like gives MADDREILREIWEGRIPVTFVLAEDESSTENPEPCVLMVSRLTYITLIAEKIEKHFKKFTAIDEQDEVWFESNGQALKWHYPVGVLFDLHMHDKPLPWRITVHFKNFPEDEILHCKSKEVIEALYMSSVKEADVLKHRGQVMNNLQQKDHKQLWTGLQSDKFDQFWTTNRRLMERLNNDPFKYIPFRIYQSDKLHVQRLFKPVNDEGEPRTLRALLKETMPNIFADPDSKDHKVLIHGIETPRDTPVQWLSEHLSYPDNFLHMCILPAQPSNEL, from the exons ATGGCAGATGATCGTGAAATATTGAGAGAGATTTGGGAAGGCCGTATTCCGGTTACCTTTGTTTTAGCCGAGGATGAATCATCAACAGAAAATCCGGAACCTTGTGTG cTCATGGTGTCGAGACTGACATATATCACACTCATAGCTGAGAAAATTGAGAAGCATTTCAAGAAGTTTACGGCAATTGATGAACAGGACGAAGTCTGGTTTGAGTCAAACGGACAGGCACTCAAATG GCATTATCCAGTTGGAGTACTGTTTGATCTGCACATGCACGACAAGCCTTTGCCATGGAGAATTACAGTCCATTTTAAG AATTTCCCGGAAGATGAAATACTCCATTGTAAGAGCAAAGAGGTGATAGAAGCCCTGTATATGTCTAGTGTCAAGGAAGCAGATGTCCTAAAACACAGAG GGCAAGTAATGAACAATCTGCAGCAAAAAGATCACAAACAACTTTGGACCGGGCTACAGAGTG ACAAATTTGATCAGTTTTGGACGACGAACAGACGATTGATGGAGAGACTGAACAACGATCCATTCAAATACATTCCGTTTAGAATATATCAG AGTGACAAGCTGCATGTTCAGAGATTATTCAAACCGGTCAATGACGAAGGGGAACCCAGGACGTTGCGTGCTCTACTCAAAGAAACCATGCCAAACATCTTTGCAGATCCAG ATAGCAAAGACCACAAGGTATTGATCCATGGTATCGAGACTCCACGGGATACCCCTGTTCAATGGCTTAGTGAACACCTCAGCTACCCAGATAACTTCCTTCACATGTGCATCTTACCTGCGCAACCAAGCAATGAACTTTGA
- the LOC121412770 gene encoding nucleolin-like — protein MSGTQSMNQANRQPKSRSRRKAKQIVIPADPDSAEADREDEEGIVKKSTSQRKKAAPLKTRNGYQRDKSPRTRRKKTVRDDTDEEEEEEDVNSDENDDDDDDDDADDAQVDDESLGFFLTTISYVVGVTLALLLGYAYYTCIYTIHENHLWFSSIMVSLLPFLFLL, from the coding sequence ATGTCAGGGACACAGTCTATGAATCAAGCAAACAGACAGCCTAAGTCCCGAAGCCGACGCAAGGCTAAACAGATCGTCATCCCCGCCGACCCGGACTCGGCTGAAGCCGACAGAGAAGATGAGGAGGgcattgtcaagaaatcaacaAGTCAGCGCAAGAAAGCCGCTCCGCTGAAGACAAGGAATGGCTACCAAAGAGATAAATCCCCCAGGACCAGGAGAAAAAAGACTGTGCGTGATGATACggatgaagaggaggaggaggaagacgTGAATAGTGATGagaacgatgatgatgatgatgatgacgatgctgaTGATGCCCAGGTCGATGATGAATCTTTGGGATTTTTCTTGACGACAATTAGCTATGTTGTAGGAGTTACTCTTGCATTGCTGTTGGGATATGCCTACTATACCTGCATCTACACAATACATGAAAATCACCTCTGGTTTAGCAGCATCATGGTAAGTCTGCTTccctttttattcttattataa
- the LOC121414410 gene encoding uncharacterized protein LOC121414410 has translation MAGIPDNGNSAAAGHRLIIWCVPRSGSTALLKCLSFLPEHPTTKDSNDLATCSYEKDDDLRTVTTTENGAEVWFEPYNMSRYVRMASRKVHNEELPTELDGNEDKYYRALKAVELMLPLVPGGLKNPNPYLISLKGIQQTLENSQSKIVVVKDMASGIHGHFNFIPAGFRHVFLIRDPRQVFPSLRKLFVGFLKLDEEAMSKADIQKFHPFYAAHHWFGELYDLWKHVRSTFDPNPLILDTADLLRHPESCLRKICEAIGVGYQEGLLEWSASVDVVGRWKNGVSESLSADNVLETMGMKRAFESSRFVPPAATQPPSAPSTLTQDCIRITKECDGWYNEMYEHRFVPK, from the exons ATGGCGGGAATACCAGATAATGGAAATTCTGCAGCAGCTGGTCATCGTCTGATCATCTGGTGTGTTCCGCGCTCGGGATCCACTGCTCTGCTGAAGTGTCTTAGCTTCCTGCCGGAACATCCGACGACCAAAGACAGCAATGATCTCGCTACCTGCAGCTATGAAAAGGACGATGATTTGAGAACAGTTACGACAACGGAGAATGGTGCAGAGGTTTGGTTTGAGCCCTATAACATGTCCCGTTATGTCAGGATGGCAAGCAGGAAAGTCCACAACGAGGAATTGCCGACAGAACTCGACGGCAACGAAGACAAGTACTATCGCGCCCTCAAAGCGGTGGAGCTCATGTTGCCGTTGGTACCAGGAGGATTGAAAAATCCGAATCCCTATTTGATATC ACTCAAAGGAATCCAACAAACACTGGAGAATTCTCAGAGCAAGATCGTAGTCGTAAAAGACATGGCATCTGGTATCCATGGTCATTTCAACTTCATCCCTGCCGGATTCCGTCACGTATTCCTCATCAGGGATCCGAGACAGGTGTTCCCTTCTCTCCGGAAACTGTTCGTTGGTTTCCTCAAACTTGACGAAGAGGCCATGTCTAAAGCGGACATTCAGAAGTTCCACCCTTTCTACGCTGCGCATCACTGGTTTGGAGAGCTATACGACTTGTGGAAGCACGTGAGGTCGACATTCGACCCAAACCCCTTGATCCTGGACACTGCGGATCTCCTGCGCCATCCAGAATCATGCTTGAGGAAGATCTGTGAGGCAATTGGTGTTGGATATCAGGAGGGTCTTCTCGAGTGGAGTGCATCAGTAGATGTGGTTGGGAGGTGGAAGAACGGGGTTTCAGAGTCACTCAGTGCCGATAATGTGCTAGAAACGATGGGTATGAAGCGGGCGTTTGAGAGCAGTCGTTTTGTTCCTCCAGCCGCAACACAGCCTCCTAGTGCGCCCTCTACGCTGACCCAAGACTGCATCCGTATTACGAAGGAATGCGATGGATGGTACAACGAGATGTACGAACATCGATTTGTACCTAAATGA